Proteins co-encoded in one Bacteroidota bacterium genomic window:
- a CDS encoding transglutaminase domain-containing protein, whose amino-acid sequence MTLSNTYGQSLFGARATALGAYAPFVTDTRGFVSNPAGLVGLRDWEFTTSTYIARSDNGFVFHGLALGKRFLDDFAIGVQYSPGSLLEFLVPSGLSINTGDSVVSLDKRVAYSEDLAIGLAYRFDEDFSAGIGGRVRREKVSDTQYKLIPKVEIATTEYSNRTFLADVSVSWKPTPFFTITGMAKNLLAVGSSSLPDDLSEFEMPADRTFEFGMKVDAGSGITAAGVGSTNESGMAGFEFRLPYSIALRSSIYFDKNESPFAYAYGVGAGWRYGLLEVDAAFLGFVNPDRHSGTFAAADFNASRITNLDLNAYTRNKLVLSLKAVFGNVRESLLRIQGVEILSGVYPSSYELFAFRPIGRVRVRNISDKTVQAKASIFVERFMDAATESEAVELLPGEEKEIPFQAVLNDQVRSVAKLTVREANVYVSTAAGEQYDDRVQTRLLIHARNDWDGDVHSLRYFVTPDDPDILRYTRDVLLQYRDSLAAVPRELEPLVKARILFNEFAGKLVYVGDPKQSNDYVQYPSETLVMKSGDCDDMTACFASLLSSVGISTAFVDVVPPQNPEKSHIYMMFDTGLDPKFGSSVSENPKRYVIRKNRHGNKTIWLPIETTVVAKGFESAWSLGAQQYLEDVEINLGLIKGWVKIVDVN is encoded by the coding sequence ATGACTCTCTCGAATACGTACGGCCAATCCTTGTTCGGCGCCCGGGCAACGGCACTCGGAGCGTACGCTCCCTTTGTTACCGATACGAGAGGATTTGTGAGCAACCCTGCAGGACTTGTCGGGCTTCGTGATTGGGAGTTTACCACCTCAACCTATATTGCCCGGTCGGACAATGGATTTGTTTTTCACGGACTTGCGCTCGGCAAAAGATTTCTCGACGACTTTGCCATAGGCGTACAGTATTCCCCCGGTTCGCTGCTTGAGTTTCTTGTACCGTCAGGCCTTTCCATCAACACGGGGGACAGCGTGGTTTCGCTTGACAAGCGTGTGGCCTATTCGGAAGATCTCGCAATCGGACTTGCATACAGGTTCGACGAGGATTTTTCAGCCGGCATCGGAGGAAGAGTTCGGCGCGAGAAAGTCAGCGACACGCAATACAAACTGATTCCCAAAGTCGAAATCGCAACAACAGAATACTCAAACCGGACTTTTTTGGCCGATGTGAGTGTCTCATGGAAGCCGACTCCGTTTTTCACGATAACCGGAATGGCGAAGAACCTCCTCGCTGTCGGCAGCTCGTCGCTTCCCGATGATCTATCAGAATTTGAAATGCCTGCAGACCGGACGTTTGAATTCGGCATGAAGGTCGACGCAGGTTCGGGCATCACGGCTGCAGGGGTCGGAAGCACGAATGAATCCGGTATGGCGGGATTCGAGTTCAGGTTGCCCTATAGTATCGCATTGCGAAGCAGCATCTACTTCGACAAGAATGAGTCGCCCTTTGCATACGCGTACGGCGTCGGTGCCGGATGGAGGTACGGCCTTCTCGAAGTGGATGCAGCCTTTCTCGGTTTCGTCAATCCGGACAGGCATTCCGGAACATTCGCGGCAGCCGACTTCAATGCCTCGCGCATCACAAATCTTGATTTGAATGCGTACACCCGGAACAAACTTGTGCTCTCATTGAAAGCCGTATTCGGCAACGTTCGGGAAAGCTTGTTGCGTATTCAGGGTGTTGAAATACTGAGCGGCGTCTATCCGTCGTCATACGAGTTGTTTGCATTTCGACCGATTGGCAGGGTTCGAGTCAGAAATATTTCCGACAAAACTGTTCAGGCGAAGGCGAGTATTTTTGTTGAGAGATTTATGGATGCTGCCACAGAGTCCGAGGCAGTGGAGTTACTGCCCGGAGAAGAAAAGGAAATTCCGTTTCAAGCGGTTCTGAACGATCAGGTTCGTTCAGTCGCGAAACTCACCGTCAGGGAAGCCAACGTGTACGTCTCAACGGCCGCAGGCGAACAGTACGACGATCGTGTACAAACCAGATTGTTGATTCACGCCCGCAACGATTGGGACGGCGACGTTCACTCACTCCGCTACTTCGTTACTCCCGATGATCCTGACATTTTGCGCTACACGCGTGATGTGTTACTGCAGTACAGGGATTCACTTGCGGCTGTTCCGAGGGAACTGGAGCCGCTGGTGAAAGCAAGGATTCTCTTTAATGAATTTGCGGGAAAGCTCGTCTATGTCGGCGACCCGAAGCAGAGCAACGACTATGTCCAATACCCTTCGGAAACGCTGGTGATGAAAAGCGGGGACTGCGACGATATGACGGCCTGCTTTGCATCGCTGTTGAGCAGCGTCGGCATATCAACCGCATTCGTTGACGTCGTGCCGCCGCAGAATCCCGAGAAGAGCCATATCTACATGATGTTCGATACGGGGCTCGATCCGAAGTTCGGATCCAGCGTGAGTGAAAATCCGAAACGATACGTCATCCGAAAAAATCGCCACGGCAACAAAACCATCTGGCTTCCTATCGAAACGACAGTAGTTGCGAAGGGGTTCGAATCGGCGTGGTCGTTGGGTGCGCAACAGTACCTTGAAGATGTTGAGATCAATCTCGGCCTCATCAAAGGCTGGGTGAAAATTGTTGATGTTAATTGA
- a CDS encoding PQQ-dependent sugar dehydrogenase, with protein MRRIIPILLILALCLPEVRAQFSWVSAYPSLPTFSLPVDLVNSGDGTNRMFVVQQRGIIYVIENSPTVSARKVFLNLSDRVSQSGSETGLLGLAFHPNYRNNGYFYVNYTGGSPLTSYVARYQVSAANPDSAVRESELILMSVAQPFSNHNGGPVVFGPDGYLYIGLGDGGSGNDPGNRAQNRSLLLGKVLRINVDSTAGGNNYAIPPTNPYFENTQGWRQEIYAYGIRNPWKFSFDRLNGTLWLGDVGQDAREEVDIIISGGNYGWRLMEGSLCTPGVNPNCLDTAGLIRPVWEYPNAGSDIAVTGGYVYRGSLIPSMVGKYLCADYGSGKTWALTYTGIGTATAVLLTDEAYAISTFGEDEQGEVYLCSYSTTGRIYRLNGPPSSVSEIGTPVQFGLEQNYPNPFNPTTEIRFRIAGDGYASMKVFDMLGREVATLVDEHLPAGTHVRTFDATGIASGVYYYRLAAGTSVETRKMILAR; from the coding sequence ATGAGGCGCATCATTCCGATCCTGCTGATACTTGCATTGTGCTTGCCTGAAGTCAGGGCACAGTTTAGCTGGGTGTCGGCGTATCCGAGTCTGCCAACGTTCAGTTTGCCGGTTGACCTGGTGAATTCCGGCGACGGTACAAACAGGATGTTTGTTGTTCAGCAACGGGGGATTATCTACGTTATCGAAAACTCTCCCACTGTTTCGGCCCGCAAAGTGTTCCTCAACCTATCCGACAGGGTATCGCAATCGGGCAGCGAAACAGGATTGCTCGGGCTCGCGTTTCATCCGAACTACCGCAACAACGGGTACTTCTATGTGAACTATACAGGCGGCTCACCCCTTACCTCGTACGTGGCGCGCTACCAGGTCAGTGCAGCCAATCCCGATTCGGCAGTACGCGAAAGCGAGCTGATCCTGATGTCGGTCGCGCAACCGTTTTCCAATCACAACGGAGGACCGGTGGTGTTCGGTCCGGACGGTTATCTGTATATCGGATTAGGTGATGGCGGCAGCGGGAACGATCCGGGCAATCGTGCCCAAAACAGATCGCTGTTGCTGGGGAAGGTTCTGCGCATCAACGTCGACAGCACAGCCGGGGGAAACAACTATGCAATTCCTCCCACGAATCCCTACTTCGAAAACACACAAGGGTGGCGGCAGGAGATATATGCCTACGGCATTCGCAACCCTTGGAAATTCTCATTTGATCGATTGAACGGCACACTGTGGTTGGGAGATGTCGGGCAAGATGCTCGCGAGGAAGTTGATATTATCATCAGCGGTGGTAACTACGGCTGGAGGTTGATGGAAGGATCGCTCTGCACACCCGGTGTGAATCCCAATTGCCTCGATACGGCAGGACTCATTCGTCCTGTGTGGGAATATCCCAACGCGGGTTCGGATATTGCCGTGACGGGAGGGTACGTGTATCGCGGTTCCCTGATCCCTTCAATGGTGGGTAAATATCTCTGCGCGGATTACGGGTCGGGCAAGACGTGGGCGCTCACATACACGGGTATTGGAACCGCAACCGCGGTGCTTCTTACCGACGAAGCGTACGCAATTTCGACGTTTGGCGAAGACGAACAGGGGGAAGTGTACTTATGTTCCTATAGTACTACGGGTCGAATCTACCGGTTGAACGGGCCCCCTTCATCGGTTAGTGAAATCGGAACCCCCGTTCAGTTCGGACTTGAACAAAACTACCCGAATCCCTTCAATCCGACTACTGAAATTCGCTTCCGGATAGCCGGAGACGGCTACGCCTCGATGAAAGTATTTGATATGTTGGGAAGAGAAGTTGCAACATTGGTGGATGAGCATCTCCCTGCCGGAACTCACGTCCGCACATTCGATGCCACCGGTATTGCCAGCGGCGTGTACTACTACAGGCTGGCTGCGGGAACATCGGTCGAGACCAGGAAAATGATTCTTGCCAGATAG
- a CDS encoding NTP transferase domain-containing protein, producing the protein MRAIIPVAGVGSRLRPHTYAIPKVLLNVAGKPILDHIMDKIQDEGIHTATIIVGHMGDMIKEHLTKTYPKFTLDFVDQEERHGLGHAIYLAKHTINAEPILIILGDTVFDVDLGPVVRSSTSALGVKTVDNPRRFGVAETVNGYISKLIEKPEHPTTNLAIVGLYYITSPQLLISCLDEMVEKDIRTKGEYQLTDALQMMLDRGEKMETFMVEGWYDCGKPETLLSTNRALLEKKSTSRKIDGVVINEPVYIAPTANLRNCIVGPFTTIGANAVISDSVIRNSIISEDAQVHKALLDNSIVGNSAVVRGNYKRVNVGGSSEIDFY; encoded by the coding sequence ATGCGAGCAATTATTCCGGTAGCGGGGGTGGGAAGCAGGTTGCGTCCGCACACGTATGCAATACCAAAAGTTCTTCTGAATGTAGCCGGCAAGCCGATTCTTGACCATATCATGGACAAGATTCAGGATGAGGGAATTCATACGGCCACGATCATCGTCGGCCACATGGGGGATATGATCAAGGAACATCTCACCAAAACCTACCCGAAATTCACATTAGATTTTGTTGACCAAGAAGAACGGCACGGACTCGGGCACGCCATCTACCTGGCAAAGCACACTATCAACGCAGAGCCGATACTCATCATTTTAGGCGATACGGTTTTTGATGTTGATCTTGGTCCCGTTGTCAGGTCATCAACGTCGGCGCTGGGGGTAAAGACTGTTGACAATCCCCGCAGGTTCGGCGTTGCGGAGACTGTGAACGGATATATCTCAAAGTTGATTGAGAAACCCGAACACCCGACTACGAATCTCGCCATTGTCGGGTTGTACTACATCACAAGTCCCCAACTGTTGATTTCGTGTCTTGACGAGATGGTGGAGAAGGATATACGGACAAAAGGAGAATACCAACTCACCGACGCGCTGCAAATGATGCTCGATCGCGGCGAGAAAATGGAAACATTCATGGTTGAAGGGTGGTACGATTGCGGGAAACCGGAAACACTCCTTTCCACCAATCGGGCGTTGCTGGAGAAGAAATCCACATCCCGGAAGATCGACGGTGTCGTGATTAACGAGCCGGTGTACATAGCGCCGACTGCGAACCTGCGCAATTGTATCGTCGGGCCGTTCACGACAATCGGGGCCAATGCCGTTATCAGCGACTCGGTGATCCGCAACTCGATCATCAGTGAAGATGCCCAGGTACACAAGGCGCTGCTGGATAATTCTATTGTCGGCAACAGTGCCGTTGTGCGCGGAAACTACAAGCGCGTGAATGTCGGCGGCTCGTCGGAGATAGATTTTTATTAG
- the metK gene encoding methionine adenosyltransferase, whose amino-acid sequence MSYLFTSESVSEGHPDKVADQISDAILDEMLKQDPNSRVACETLVTTGQVVVAGEVTTNAWVNIPDVVRQVIREIGYTKAEYMFEAHSCGVLTALHSQSADIARGVNSGKKKKQGAGDQGMMFGYATNETPEYMPMAILFSHQLVKKLADIRKNNPKLMPYLRPDSKSQVTVEYNGRRPVRVHTVVISTQHDGNVSQERIKRDVVRYVVNEVIPAHLRDKNLIVHVNPTGKFEIGGPHGDSGLTGRKIIVDTYGGRAPHGGGAFSGKDPSKVDRSAAYAARHVAKNIVAAGLADECLIQVAYAIGVAEPVSVHVNTQGTGRIPDLELERIVKQEVDLTPAGLITRLKLKRPIYKKTAAYGHFGRNDKDFTWENLDLVNTLRKAARA is encoded by the coding sequence ATGTCGTACCTCTTCACCTCGGAATCTGTTTCGGAAGGTCATCCCGATAAGGTTGCCGACCAGATTTCCGATGCTATTCTTGACGAGATGTTGAAACAAGATCCAAACTCCCGCGTAGCGTGTGAGACACTCGTTACCACGGGGCAGGTTGTCGTTGCAGGCGAAGTCACCACGAATGCCTGGGTGAATATCCCCGATGTTGTCCGGCAAGTGATACGAGAGATCGGGTATACGAAAGCTGAGTATATGTTCGAGGCACATTCGTGCGGCGTTCTGACTGCCCTTCATTCCCAATCTGCCGATATTGCTCGTGGCGTAAACTCCGGCAAGAAGAAGAAACAAGGCGCCGGTGATCAGGGAATGATGTTCGGCTACGCCACGAACGAAACGCCTGAGTATATGCCGATGGCTATTTTGTTTTCGCATCAGCTCGTGAAGAAGCTCGCCGATATCCGCAAGAACAATCCGAAGTTGATGCCCTACCTGCGTCCCGATTCGAAATCCCAGGTTACTGTCGAATACAACGGCAGGCGTCCTGTGCGTGTTCATACCGTTGTCATTTCCACCCAACATGACGGCAATGTTTCGCAGGAGAGAATCAAGCGTGATGTTGTCCGGTATGTGGTGAACGAGGTTATCCCGGCACATTTGCGTGACAAGAATTTGATTGTACACGTCAATCCGACTGGCAAGTTCGAAATCGGTGGCCCGCATGGCGACAGCGGACTGACGGGTCGAAAGATCATTGTCGATACTTACGGCGGACGGGCGCCTCACGGCGGCGGCGCGTTTTCGGGGAAAGATCCTTCGAAGGTTGACCGTTCCGCAGCCTACGCGGCACGACACGTTGCGAAGAACATTGTTGCCGCCGGGCTTGCGGATGAGTGTCTGATTCAGGTCGCGTATGCCATCGGTGTTGCCGAACCTGTGTCGGTACATGTCAATACGCAGGGAACCGGACGCATCCCCGACCTCGAACTTGAGCGCATCGTCAAGCAAGAAGTGGATTTGACTCCGGCAGGATTGATTACGCGTCTCAAACTGAAACGTCCAATCTACAAAAAGACAGCAGCGTACGGACATTTCGGACGCAACGACAAGGATTTTACGTGGGAGAATTTGGACCTCGTGAATACGCTGAGAAAAGCGGCACGCGCGTAG
- a CDS encoding adenosylhomocysteinase: MNHKPGKFKVKDIKLAAEGDRLIDWAESRMPVMMALREQYSRTKPLKGYRIAGCLHVTKETAVLVKTLVAAGAEVSWSGCNPLSTNDAVAASLAKQGISIFAWHGMNVKEFYWCIEETLKFHPNLTLDDGADLIFTIHKNHPEFAEKYVIGGTEETTTGVHRLRAMAADGALKYPVIAVNDAETKWDFDNVYGTGQSTLDGVLRATSVLLAGKNLVVAGYGHCGKGVAIRAQGLGANVIATEVKPTAALKATLDGMRVMKMDDAAKIGDIFITATGVKDIIVKRHFEKMKDGAIVCNTGHYDCEINLTDLAKLTKSKRLIRDNNIEYTLKNGKRVYILAEGRLVNLAAAEGHPSEVMDMSFANQFLSQVRLATAHKKGRRLENGVHDIPTEQDQMIAGVKLKTMGYSIDKLTPEQVKYNADYSAGT; the protein is encoded by the coding sequence ATGAATCACAAACCGGGGAAATTCAAAGTCAAGGATATCAAGCTCGCTGCCGAAGGAGACAGGCTGATTGATTGGGCGGAATCACGCATGCCTGTGATGATGGCGTTGCGTGAGCAGTACAGCAGAACAAAACCATTGAAGGGCTATCGCATTGCGGGCTGCTTGCACGTAACGAAGGAAACCGCCGTTCTGGTGAAGACGCTTGTTGCGGCCGGTGCCGAGGTCAGTTGGAGTGGATGCAATCCGCTTTCAACGAACGACGCAGTTGCAGCCTCGCTCGCAAAGCAGGGAATCTCGATCTTCGCATGGCACGGCATGAATGTGAAGGAATTCTACTGGTGCATTGAAGAGACGCTGAAGTTCCATCCGAATCTCACGCTCGACGACGGCGCCGATCTCATCTTCACTATTCACAAGAACCATCCCGAGTTTGCCGAGAAATATGTGATTGGCGGAACGGAAGAAACCACCACCGGTGTGCATCGCCTGCGCGCAATGGCGGCCGACGGCGCGCTGAAGTATCCCGTCATCGCCGTGAACGATGCCGAAACGAAATGGGATTTTGATAACGTGTACGGAACGGGACAGTCAACGCTCGACGGCGTGTTGCGGGCGACCAGCGTTCTGCTCGCGGGCAAGAACCTCGTCGTTGCGGGCTACGGACATTGCGGCAAGGGAGTGGCAATCCGTGCCCAAGGCCTTGGGGCCAATGTGATTGCAACAGAAGTGAAGCCGACCGCCGCATTGAAAGCAACGCTCGACGGCATGCGTGTGATGAAGATGGACGATGCGGCAAAAATCGGCGACATCTTCATTACTGCCACCGGCGTGAAGGATATCATCGTGAAACGTCACTTCGAGAAAATGAAGGATGGCGCAATTGTTTGCAACACCGGACACTACGATTGCGAAATCAATCTCACGGATCTTGCCAAGCTTACCAAAAGCAAGCGTCTCATTCGTGACAACAACATCGAATACACGCTGAAGAACGGAAAGAGGGTGTACATTCTGGCGGAAGGCCGTCTCGTGAATCTCGCGGCGGCTGAAGGACATCCGTCAGAAGTGATGGATATGTCGTTTGCAAACCAGTTCTTGTCCCAAGTCAGGCTGGCAACGGCACACAAGAAGGGGCGCAGATTGGAGAACGGCGTTCACGACATCCCGACTGAACAGGATCAAATGATCGCCGGCGTAAAGCTGAAGACGATGGGCTATTCGATTGATAAGCTCACGCCCGAGCAAGTCAAGTATAACGCGGATTACAGCGCGGGGACATAG
- a CDS encoding response regulator transcription factor, with amino-acid sequence MMEENNITVTIVEDDPEIRQMLSLIIDRSPGFSCKHAFGDCEGAIEPVMRNRPDVVLMDIGLPRMSGIEAVRLLKESMPDTDFIMLTIQDDDNSVFDSLCAGATGYLLKDTPPAELLQSIREVRNGGAPMTPSIARRIAGSFRRSVESPLSSRETEVLQKLCNGDNYKTIADSLFISGNTVRAHIKSIYRKLHVTSRAQAVSTALRDKLV; translated from the coding sequence ATGATGGAAGAAAATAACATTACCGTAACTATCGTAGAAGATGATCCGGAAATCCGGCAGATGCTGAGCCTGATTATTGACCGGTCGCCCGGGTTCTCGTGCAAACATGCATTCGGGGACTGCGAGGGCGCGATCGAGCCGGTGATGCGCAACAGACCCGATGTTGTGCTGATGGACATCGGCTTGCCCCGGATGTCCGGCATTGAGGCGGTGAGATTGCTGAAGGAATCCATGCCCGACACCGATTTCATTATGCTGACGATTCAGGATGACGACAATTCGGTGTTTGACTCATTATGTGCGGGGGCAACGGGCTATCTGCTGAAAGATACGCCCCCTGCCGAGCTTCTCCAATCCATCAGGGAGGTTCGAAACGGAGGCGCTCCAATGACGCCGAGTATTGCCCGGAGAATTGCCGGCTCATTCCGCCGTTCGGTGGAATCACCCCTCTCGTCCCGCGAAACTGAAGTCCTGCAAAAGCTCTGCAACGGCGACAACTACAAGACGATTGCGGATTCCCTCTTCATCTCCGGCAATACCGTTCGTGCCCACATCAAATCCATCTACCGGAAGCTTCACGTTACTTCCCGCGCACAAGCCGTAAGTACCGCCCTCCGCGACAAGCTCGTCTGA
- a CDS encoding T9SS type A sorting domain-containing protein produces MRKQLLLGLVVFSHVSALSQVPNESFENWVGTEPVAWTTNNVPAISVFPITPSSTSHHGMLAMKGEVVDFMSAAIPPVVYTNTQPLGFPIDKKFQCLYGYFQYSPVGGDALKISVGMTRNGAAVGGGELVIVNPQNTWQEFVVDINYISNDTSSVPDHCMINITITNIPVTHAGSAFLLDALAFCGEQLFTSFSTFGSHTVISQNFLDLSATAEGADDFVVPAGSRWTLQAVEILGSYTRGGQGFQSATVNVRADDNNKPGPVIFSDTTFINRGPNFFIILRDTVGFGPGRYWLNFVVNMPRGPDTSYFGWATSASQAGAPFHWRDPNNILGFNVPAWAPGNQNGVGGGDPDLVFELLGYQPGTTGVVRTDAGLPDGFALGQNYPNPFNPSTRIVFTVPQQSLVTLRVHNLLGQIVATPVHEELSPGEYAVNWNASGLSSGTYFYSLTDGQRMLTRRMILLK; encoded by the coding sequence ATGAGAAAGCAGCTACTCCTCGGTCTTGTGGTTTTCAGCCATGTCTCCGCGCTATCCCAGGTTCCCAATGAGAGCTTCGAGAATTGGGTTGGAACCGAACCGGTTGCCTGGACAACGAACAACGTTCCGGCAATCTCGGTATTTCCGATCACGCCATCTTCCACCAGTCATCACGGTATGCTTGCCATGAAGGGAGAAGTGGTTGATTTCATGAGCGCGGCAATTCCCCCGGTCGTCTACACGAACACGCAGCCACTCGGATTCCCTATTGACAAGAAGTTCCAGTGCCTGTACGGATATTTTCAGTATTCGCCTGTCGGGGGTGATGCCCTGAAGATCTCCGTAGGGATGACAAGAAACGGAGCCGCCGTTGGGGGAGGGGAACTTGTGATTGTCAATCCGCAAAACACATGGCAGGAGTTTGTTGTTGATATCAACTACATCTCCAACGACACCTCTTCCGTACCCGATCACTGCATGATCAATATTACGATCACAAACATCCCCGTTACACACGCAGGGTCGGCGTTTCTGCTTGACGCTCTTGCATTCTGCGGCGAGCAACTCTTTACTTCGTTTTCGACGTTCGGGTCGCATACTGTCATCTCGCAGAATTTTCTTGACCTCAGCGCGACAGCAGAAGGGGCGGATGATTTCGTCGTCCCGGCGGGAAGCCGCTGGACGTTGCAGGCGGTCGAGATACTTGGATCCTATACCCGGGGCGGGCAGGGATTCCAATCGGCAACAGTCAACGTGCGTGCCGACGACAACAACAAGCCGGGCCCGGTGATCTTCTCGGACACGACATTCATCAATCGCGGGCCGAACTTCTTCATCATTCTCAGGGATACGGTCGGGTTCGGTCCGGGACGGTATTGGTTGAACTTCGTCGTCAACATGCCGCGCGGCCCGGACACTTCATACTTCGGATGGGCGACAAGTGCGTCACAAGCGGGCGCACCATTCCACTGGCGCGATCCAAACAATATCCTCGGATTCAATGTGCCTGCCTGGGCTCCGGGTAATCAGAATGGTGTAGGCGGTGGCGATCCCGATCTTGTGTTTGAACTGTTGGGATACCAGCCGGGAACCACAGGCGTCGTTCGAACAGATGCGGGGTTGCCCGATGGATTTGCCCTTGGGCAGAACTATCCCAATCCGTTCAACCCGTCAACCAGAATAGTGTTTACCGTTCCGCAACAATCGCTGGTGACCCTGCGAGTGCACAATCTACTCGGTCAAATCGTGGCGACGCCGGTTCACGAAGAGTTGTCCCCGGGCGAGTATGCAGTCAACTGGAATGCCTCCGGGTTGTCAAGCGGCACGTATTTCTACTCGTTGACTGACGGGCAACGAATGCTGACCCGAAGAATGATACTTCTCAAATGA
- a CDS encoding T9SS type A sorting domain-containing protein, with translation MLLRYSLAAVLILVCWYSGSGQVPNASFESWSSGNPVDWFTTNTGFTNNITQSSIAYSGSSSAKGEIVSFSGVPFIPGLTAGGVTQRVPISQNYSAVTCYFQFFPNVPTLTMSLYIAVNFFDAQSNMTAQGSLLGPFGTTSTWQQLTVPMNYSGGSGQPSTSANIQFTISGTGNPTPSDMIGSYFLLDSVGLVLPTGVREQPGEIPAEFSLEQNYPNPFNPSTNIRFQIPEGSAVKLTVHNVLGEEVATLVNEALNAGSYVADWNATGMPSGVYFYTLNTNGRVLTKKMMLTK, from the coding sequence ATGTTACTTCGCTATTCACTCGCGGCCGTCCTCATCCTTGTGTGCTGGTATTCCGGCAGCGGTCAAGTTCCCAATGCCAGTTTCGAGAGTTGGAGCAGCGGGAATCCCGTGGATTGGTTCACGACGAACACCGGGTTCACCAACAACATCACTCAGTCTTCGATCGCTTACTCAGGTTCGTCCTCGGCGAAAGGTGAGATTGTCTCATTCTCCGGCGTACCTTTCATTCCGGGCCTTACCGCAGGGGGGGTGACGCAGCGTGTTCCCATTTCTCAAAATTACTCCGCGGTGACATGCTACTTTCAGTTTTTTCCCAACGTTCCCACCTTGACGATGAGCCTGTACATCGCAGTCAACTTCTTTGATGCACAAAGCAACATGACGGCGCAGGGAAGCCTTCTTGGCCCGTTCGGCACTACCTCGACGTGGCAACAACTCACCGTGCCGATGAACTACAGCGGCGGAAGCGGCCAACCCTCCACCTCTGCAAATATTCAGTTCACGATCAGCGGAACAGGAAACCCCACTCCGTCCGACATGATTGGATCGTACTTCCTGTTGGATAGTGTTGGATTGGTTCTGCCCACTGGCGTAAGAGAACAGCCCGGTGAAATCCCGGCCGAGTTTTCATTGGAGCAGAACTATCCCAACCCGTTCAATCCTTCAACCAACATCCGGTTTCAGATTCCGGAGGGGTCGGCAGTGAAGTTAACGGTTCATAACGTGTTGGGTGAGGAAGTGGCGACCTTGGTGAATGAAGCGCTGAATGCCGGCAGCTATGTCGCCGACTGGAATGCCACGGGAATGCCGAGCGGCGTGTATTTTTACACACTCAACACCAACGGCAGAGTGTTGACGAAGAAAATGATGTTGACGAAATGA
- a CDS encoding OmpA family protein, which produces MNRLALIPLLAALSCVAFAQTDVTGSADHPLVTRYPGSTIGYYEQQNFVEYSIATGPVVSYKTIKDWKKVEGKLTRIYYIVKGTQTLNEVYGNYANAFRKSGFKELARGIKPTSGASNEIGSNIWLGTFYDKNPFPTGKNILLLAGSSTSAGSCYWAGELTTEKGTVFAVLGGHQYSADQKVFLLDIVEQSSMEDDLITVNADAILKGIRATGKFIIYGIYFDFDKADVKPESEPTLTEISKVLKSDPSLSLYVVGHTDMKGKLEYNVDLSKRRASAVVKELMTKYGIASNRLTPDGVGPLAPVATNETEEGRKKNRRVELVAK; this is translated from the coding sequence ATGAACCGTTTAGCATTGATTCCGCTTCTTGCTGCATTAAGCTGTGTAGCCTTCGCGCAAACCGACGTAACGGGAAGTGCGGACCATCCACTTGTGACGCGCTATCCCGGCTCGACAATCGGATACTATGAACAGCAGAACTTTGTGGAGTATTCGATTGCCACCGGTCCGGTCGTATCATACAAGACCATCAAGGACTGGAAGAAGGTGGAAGGGAAGTTGACGCGCATCTATTACATAGTGAAGGGTACGCAAACGTTGAATGAGGTCTATGGAAACTATGCTAACGCTTTCAGGAAGTCCGGTTTCAAGGAACTTGCCCGCGGGATCAAGCCCACAAGTGGTGCTTCAAATGAAATCGGCAGCAACATTTGGCTCGGCACGTTCTACGACAAGAACCCTTTTCCGACCGGGAAGAACATTCTTCTTCTTGCCGGTTCTTCAACATCGGCTGGCTCGTGCTATTGGGCGGGTGAGTTGACGACTGAAAAAGGAACGGTGTTTGCCGTTCTTGGCGGACATCAATACAGCGCCGATCAGAAGGTGTTTCTTCTTGACATCGTCGAACAATCTTCGATGGAGGATGATCTCATCACCGTCAACGCCGATGCGATTCTCAAAGGCATCAGGGCGACGGGCAAGTTTATCATCTACGGCATCTACTTCGATTTCGACAAGGCAGATGTGAAACCCGAATCGGAACCGACACTCACAGAAATCAGTAAGGTGTTGAAAAGCGATCCGTCACTCAGTCTTTACGTTGTCGGCCACACGGATATGAAGGGGAAACTCGAATACAATGTCGATCTCTCGAAGAGACGGGCTTCGGCTGTCGTGAAGGAGCTGATGACGAAGTACGGTATTGCATCAAACCGGCTGACACCCGACGGCGTGGGTCCGCTCGCACCGGTTGCCACCAACGAAACAGAAGAGGGGAGAAAGAAGAACAGAAGAGTGGAATTGGTAGCGAAGTAG